One genomic segment of Pseudoalteromonas sp. GCY includes these proteins:
- a CDS encoding response regulator has product MSIKNQVPRIVLVDDDELMLKSLHRHFKISMEGAEILTFSSPKQFIESLDTFAGIDILVSDYLMPSINGVELINIVRRRYPQVLTVLLTGDTTGKVLCKSSISATFIVAKPFRREEFDEVITAFYRLNELPLSEAIKRALNETFIENELPILLSKIEDIDLDFHKLEAMLEQEVLIQAKLFHLCNSAYVGLSTKQYSLSTAIKTLGVDLVSAIIVSVCYHNMVAARYDIANCEQLSDINFRKVKLLKELVHKLHDVSIDSERVVFIQSLLFLGELGSEIAQLITESQCHSPESCYTEKLHIALYTATLIGYESAITDQLYALIKALETANSDCNATKLLLLIDTITNKEVNQTVINTFFDQKSQDWLELFYELRSKYFS; this is encoded by the coding sequence ATGTCTATTAAAAACCAAGTGCCACGGATTGTGCTCGTTGATGACGATGAGTTGATGTTGAAGTCGCTCCACCGCCACTTCAAAATCAGCATGGAAGGCGCTGAAATATTGACCTTTTCATCACCTAAACAATTCATTGAATCCCTAGATACGTTTGCGGGCATCGACATTTTAGTGAGTGACTACCTTATGCCATCGATTAACGGTGTTGAATTAATCAATATCGTGAGGCGCCGTTATCCACAAGTCCTCACCGTGTTGTTAACCGGCGATACCACAGGCAAGGTACTGTGTAAGTCTTCAATTTCTGCGACCTTTATCGTCGCTAAGCCTTTTCGAAGAGAAGAATTTGATGAGGTTATCACCGCATTTTATCGACTCAATGAGCTGCCATTAAGTGAAGCAATAAAGCGTGCGCTAAATGAAACTTTCATTGAAAACGAATTGCCTATCTTGCTAAGTAAAATTGAAGATATTGATTTAGATTTTCACAAGCTTGAAGCGATGTTGGAACAAGAGGTGCTCATTCAAGCCAAATTATTCCATCTATGTAACAGTGCTTATGTGGGGTTATCGACAAAGCAATACTCCCTTTCTACCGCAATTAAGACGCTCGGTGTGGATTTAGTTTCCGCAATTATTGTCTCTGTGTGTTATCACAATATGGTCGCAGCTAGATATGATATCGCGAACTGTGAGCAGTTAAGTGATATCAACTTTAGAAAGGTCAAGTTACTAAAGGAATTGGTACACAAGCTACACGACGTATCAATCGATTCTGAACGCGTTGTTTTTATTCAATCTCTATTGTTTCTTGGTGAGCTCGGCTCAGAAATCGCTCAGCTTATAACCGAAAGCCAATGTCATTCGCCAGAGAGTTGTTATACCGAGAAATTACATATTGCCCTTTATACCGCCACATTAATTGGCTATGAGTCGGCTATCACAGATCAACTGTATGCACTCATTAAGGCCCTAGAAACGGCCAACTCAGATTGCAATGCCACTAAGCTATTGTTGCTTATAGACACTATCACCAATAAAGAAGTCAATCAGACGGTGATCAACACCTTTTTTGATCAAAAGAGCCAAGATTGGTTGGAGCTTTTCTATGAACTCAGAAGCAAATACTTTAGTTAA
- a CDS encoding response regulator has product MNSEANTLVNYKVLILDDETSILKALKRVIRLPSVEVVSFDNPFEALEYIDTHPVQVIISDFRMPLMNGGDFLKRAKKINPGAIGLILSGYTDSDMLIDMINSKVAHKFLCKPWENDKLLEEVNAAIDVYNNNYFKTVLQEQLKKRDCPRILINNEGQVVEHNLSKDIESQILAEFSACFSGNGIYHTPLGVLRCEIRSNPKDEEFYLVTIEKVEVTDEINVYEVITELLLCYSINPVLTYYALPTCELTTPKLAAAAQEVFRNYKILPSPTYNYLFVLDNIEQSLLPRKHIELEIQLEKLLDTALPHEIQSNTTQLAAFLNNGE; this is encoded by the coding sequence ATGAACTCAGAAGCAAATACTTTAGTTAATTACAAAGTACTGATATTGGACGATGAAACGTCAATACTTAAGGCGTTAAAACGAGTCATACGGCTGCCTTCGGTAGAGGTTGTCAGTTTTGATAATCCTTTTGAAGCTCTTGAGTACATAGACACGCACCCCGTTCAGGTTATTATCTCTGATTTTAGAATGCCGCTAATGAATGGTGGAGATTTTCTAAAACGAGCCAAAAAAATAAACCCTGGTGCAATTGGCCTAATTCTTAGCGGTTATACCGACTCCGATATGCTTATTGATATGATTAATAGCAAGGTTGCGCATAAGTTTTTGTGTAAACCATGGGAGAACGACAAATTACTCGAAGAAGTTAATGCAGCAATAGACGTATACAATAATAATTATTTTAAAACGGTTTTACAGGAACAACTAAAAAAGCGTGATTGTCCACGGATATTAATCAATAATGAAGGCCAAGTTGTCGAGCATAATCTCAGCAAAGACATTGAATCTCAGATTCTTGCAGAGTTCTCGGCATGCTTTAGTGGTAATGGTATCTACCACACTCCTCTTGGTGTTTTAAGATGTGAGATCCGTAGCAATCCAAAAGACGAAGAGTTCTATCTGGTCACCATAGAAAAAGTCGAAGTAACAGACGAAATTAACGTCTATGAAGTTATCACCGAACTGCTATTATGTTACTCGATAAACCCCGTTCTCACTTACTATGCGTTGCCAACCTGCGAACTCACCACACCGAAATTGGCAGCTGCGGCTCAAGAAGTTTTCAGAAACTATAAAATATTGCCGTCACCGACATATAACTATCTGTTTGTACTGGATAACATTGAGCAATCCTTACTACCAAGAAAACACATAGAGCTAGAAATTCAGTTGGAAAAGTTACTCGATACCGCGCTACCTCACGAGATACAAAGTAATACCACTCAACTTGCTGCATTTTTAAATAATGGAGAGTAA
- a CDS encoding sensor domain-containing diguanylate cyclase, with product MDTFAKVELTQDLVESSFPLTDLNTLLASLSDYFEVPITLVTVIEGQWQHLIAKHGILADRTPEQDAFCKSLIKHNKSLLVPDTALDENYANNPLVTGEPYIRSYLGVPFRLDDKPIGGVCLIDTKPKNYAERDVHLLETISGLITNILELQKNYSLYLEDQELIRFSPIVLIKWKYNNGLRIRTVSPNIERVIGIDAFHLCSGELHFEDLLTGPSVEKFHFNLQNHLDGLEASEILLEMALDSKQIWIRMITVAHFNHDGRMTSIQAFITENTAQKYTEDKLNETNRQMRLLLEASELGTWDWNIPADINKVNKKWCDMLGIEFEYVETSVNYFRQLIHPADRSHVERDLAKHLQGLTDAYTTSYRMKHADGHWVWIETYGKVVERDNSGRALRLAGTHRDITYRMEAQLQERKQKQLLSFISKAQSAYLKTGDLSKSCREILEELIDIADSQFALIGELEHTAGVPRLFIHAISEMQWNDLSSQLVQRYYDNDLYFTDFNNLFGSVILTGKTVISNERGKHPASKGTPKGHPRISKFLGLPIKLNGELVGMIGLANKFFDYTEEDARFLQPLVDSLAGLYYAVKLDKERQEAENKLLELAMTDTLSGLPNRRAFMEKAAEVGEISFPYLIGMVDIDNFKSINDTYGHDAGDKAIKLIAYTIKDALRSDDFTARMGGEEFAFVLLDATHGSSSALIETIRESISNLEITLSEEEKIRLTVSIGVKAVLPEMEKMSITGHLNDADKALYEAKHTGKNKVVWFE from the coding sequence GTGGATACTTTTGCAAAAGTTGAATTAACACAGGATTTAGTCGAATCAAGCTTTCCGCTCACCGACCTCAATACGCTACTCGCCTCCCTATCTGATTATTTTGAGGTACCAATTACTTTAGTCACTGTAATTGAAGGGCAATGGCAACACCTGATTGCCAAGCATGGGATCCTAGCTGATAGAACACCCGAGCAAGATGCTTTCTGTAAAAGCCTAATCAAACATAACAAGTCTTTACTTGTTCCAGATACCGCCTTGGATGAAAACTATGCCAATAACCCACTCGTTACTGGCGAGCCTTACATTCGCTCATACTTGGGTGTACCGTTTCGACTCGATGACAAGCCAATCGGTGGCGTATGTTTAATCGATACCAAACCGAAAAATTATGCCGAGCGAGATGTTCATTTACTTGAGACGATTAGTGGTCTTATCACCAATATTTTAGAGCTACAAAAGAACTATTCGTTATACCTCGAAGATCAAGAGTTAATCCGTTTTTCACCAATCGTGTTAATTAAGTGGAAGTATAATAATGGGCTTCGCATTCGCACGGTTTCTCCGAATATTGAACGCGTGATTGGTATTGACGCTTTCCACTTATGCTCTGGGGAATTGCATTTTGAAGACTTACTCACCGGGCCGAGTGTTGAGAAATTTCATTTTAACTTACAAAACCACTTGGATGGTTTAGAAGCGTCTGAAATTTTGCTAGAGATGGCATTAGACTCAAAACAGATCTGGATCCGTATGATCACCGTGGCGCACTTTAACCACGACGGCAGAATGACAAGCATTCAGGCTTTTATTACCGAAAATACTGCACAAAAGTACACCGAAGACAAACTCAATGAAACGAACCGACAGATGCGTCTATTGCTAGAAGCCTCTGAGCTAGGTACATGGGATTGGAATATTCCAGCAGATATCAACAAAGTTAACAAAAAGTGGTGTGATATGCTTGGAATTGAATTTGAATACGTTGAGACCAGCGTTAATTACTTCCGCCAACTTATTCATCCAGCCGATCGTAGTCACGTAGAAAGAGACCTAGCCAAGCACCTACAAGGGTTAACCGATGCCTACACCACTTCCTATAGAATGAAACATGCCGACGGCCACTGGGTGTGGATAGAAACCTATGGCAAAGTGGTTGAACGCGATAATAGTGGCAGAGCACTGCGCCTTGCTGGTACTCACCGGGATATTACCTACCGGATGGAAGCACAGTTGCAAGAGCGAAAGCAAAAGCAATTACTGTCTTTTATCAGTAAAGCACAGTCAGCCTATTTAAAGACAGGTGATCTGTCTAAATCATGCCGTGAAATTCTAGAAGAGCTCATCGACATTGCGGATAGCCAATTTGCGCTGATCGGCGAGCTTGAGCATACCGCCGGTGTACCAAGGCTCTTTATTCATGCCATTTCAGAAATGCAATGGAATGATTTAAGCTCTCAATTGGTACAGAGATATTATGATAACGATCTCTATTTTACTGACTTTAATAATCTGTTCGGATCAGTGATCCTAACGGGAAAAACCGTCATTAGTAATGAACGAGGCAAGCACCCCGCGTCGAAAGGCACGCCAAAAGGACACCCAAGGATCTCTAAGTTTTTAGGGCTGCCGATAAAGCTCAATGGCGAATTGGTCGGTATGATTGGACTTGCGAATAAGTTTTTTGACTATACCGAAGAAGATGCAAGATTCTTACAACCACTGGTCGATTCATTAGCGGGTTTATACTATGCGGTTAAACTCGATAAAGAGCGTCAAGAAGCAGAAAACAAACTGCTTGAACTCGCAATGACCGACACCTTATCAGGCCTGCCCAACCGACGTGCCTTTATGGAAAAAGCCGCCGAAGTTGGTGAGATATCCTTCCCCTATTTAATTGGTATGGTAGATATCGATAACTTTAAGTCAATTAATGATACCTACGGTCATGATGCTGGTGACAAAGCCATTAAGCTGATTGCTTACACCATAAAGGATGCGCTACGCAGTGATGATTTTACCGCGCGAATGGGAGGTGAGGAGTTTGCATTTGTATTGCTTGATGCCACACATGGATCATCTAGCGCATTGATTGAGACCATCAGAGAATCTATATCCAACTTGGAAATTACACTGTCAGAAGAAGAGAAAATACGTCTCACGGTCAGCATTGGTGTAAAAGCAGTACTTCCCGAGATGGAAAAAATGTCTATTACAGGACATTTAAATGATGCTGATAAAGCTTTGTATGAGGCTAAACATACTGGCAAAAATAAAGTAGTTTGGTTCGAATAA
- a CDS encoding chemotaxis protein CheB, whose protein sequence is MKKSGAKTYAQDESSSIVFGMPKEAIKRSD, encoded by the coding sequence ATGAAGAAATCCGGGGCGAAGACTTATGCACAAGATGAAAGCTCCAGCATTGTATTTGGAATGCCAAAAGAAGCCATTAAAAGAAGTGACTAG
- a CDS encoding sensor histidine kinase gives MFSELQHYIPVGICVLDQAHTVVFANDFLKNRLPDNTPKNIEGMSIDEVFPEAAKIIKRKLKSVFALKAASFSYWEHRPHVFELSSSRPVTGDETSMYQNIQYVPIFEHSEEVKKVCVIIQDVTELASYYQEQKRLTEALEIEKQELRTLNLKLEAAQNQLLQSEKMAAIGQLAAGVAHEINNPIGFVNSNIQSLEGQASGLFAMLAFYETHFSTLADSDLAQQEQQLQSQYSIDFLKDDVPELLQECLEGLDRVSKIVESLKSFSHVDNQEWQEADLIKGIESTLKIANNSIKYHAVINKTYSLDDEVLLYCQPMQINQVFLNLIINAAQSIESSGTVTISIEDKQNEVIIAIKDTGKGIPAEDINKIFNPFFTTKPVGQGTGLGLSLSYSIVAKHKGSIQVDSQVGVGTTFTVSFPKLSEADFSDEFTDN, from the coding sequence TTGTTTAGCGAATTGCAGCATTATATTCCGGTTGGCATTTGTGTACTAGACCAAGCACACACGGTAGTTTTTGCGAATGATTTTTTGAAAAACCGGCTACCGGATAACACTCCCAAAAATATTGAGGGCATGTCCATCGATGAGGTATTTCCTGAAGCTGCAAAAATCATCAAGCGGAAATTGAAGAGTGTTTTTGCTTTAAAAGCAGCAAGTTTTAGCTACTGGGAGCATCGTCCTCATGTGTTTGAACTTAGCAGCAGCCGTCCTGTTACTGGCGATGAAACTTCAATGTATCAGAACATTCAATATGTGCCAATTTTTGAGCATTCTGAAGAAGTGAAAAAGGTATGCGTGATCATACAAGATGTGACCGAGCTGGCGAGCTATTATCAAGAGCAAAAACGTCTAACCGAAGCATTAGAAATAGAAAAGCAAGAGCTAAGAACACTCAACCTTAAGTTGGAAGCTGCACAAAACCAACTACTACAGTCTGAGAAAATGGCAGCAATTGGCCAACTAGCCGCTGGCGTGGCGCATGAAATCAACAATCCAATTGGTTTTGTGAATTCCAATATTCAAAGTTTAGAAGGCCAGGCTAGCGGATTGTTTGCGATGCTCGCTTTTTATGAAACGCATTTTAGTACACTTGCCGACAGTGATTTAGCACAACAGGAGCAGCAGCTTCAAAGTCAGTATAGTATCGACTTTTTAAAGGATGACGTGCCTGAATTACTGCAAGAGTGTTTAGAAGGGCTGGACCGAGTTTCCAAGATAGTTGAGAGTTTAAAATCCTTTTCTCATGTTGATAACCAGGAGTGGCAAGAGGCAGATCTTATTAAAGGGATTGAAAGCACGCTGAAAATAGCAAACAACTCAATTAAGTATCATGCGGTTATAAACAAAACTTACTCCCTCGATGATGAAGTGTTGTTATATTGTCAGCCAATGCAAATTAATCAGGTATTTTTAAACTTAATCATCAATGCGGCGCAGTCAATAGAGTCAAGCGGTACGGTAACTATCTCTATCGAAGATAAACAAAACGAGGTGATTATTGCCATCAAAGACACAGGCAAAGGGATCCCAGCTGAGGACATCAATAAAATCTTTAATCCATTTTTTACCACCAAACCTGTTGGTCAAGGCACTGGCCTTGGGCTGTCTCTATCATATAGTATCGTCGCCAAGCACAAGGGTAGCATTCAAGTTGACTCGCAAGTCGGTGTAGGCACAACGTTTACGGTATCCTTTCCTAAGCTCAGCGAAGCAGATTTCTCCGACGAATTTACGGATAATTAA
- a CDS encoding chemotaxis protein CheX, with protein MNMPLSEEQRDGLQELMNISMGQAANSLARLIETKISLSIPEITSVSPNQLNEICNTAHVYRTRQSFLGEIKGEVINLLSPQGLQEIAELMDYDSPLDDSDLNEVLLDLSNILAGACLNGFSSQLELKTSLTMPTIYKHQLSDDIAEWKTTLVMKIAFIIEPISFDSRVIICLDENSIKTVIQKLNAMLGIEG; from the coding sequence ATGAATATGCCACTTAGTGAAGAGCAAAGGGATGGCTTGCAAGAGCTAATGAATATATCCATGGGCCAGGCAGCCAACTCTTTAGCTCGATTAATTGAAACGAAAATTAGTTTATCTATTCCTGAAATTACTTCGGTAAGCCCAAATCAACTCAATGAGATCTGTAATACCGCACATGTCTACAGAACGAGACAGTCATTTTTAGGGGAAATTAAAGGTGAAGTCATTAATCTGTTGTCACCGCAAGGCTTACAAGAAATAGCCGAGCTTATGGACTACGATAGTCCGCTCGATGACTCTGATCTCAATGAAGTCCTACTAGATTTATCTAATATCTTGGCTGGTGCATGTTTAAACGGCTTTTCTAGTCAGTTAGAGCTTAAAACCTCATTGACTATGCCGACAATTTATAAACATCAACTATCCGACGACATTGCCGAGTGGAAAACCACATTGGTGATGAAAATTGCATTTATAATCGAGCCTATTTCTTTTGATTCGAGAGTGATTATTTGTTTGGATGAAAACTCCATTAAAACAGTGATCCAAAAACTTAATGCCATGCTTGGAATAGAGGGCTGA
- a CDS encoding response regulator — protein MAIPVTVADDSMMSRKAVLRAIPEDWDVEVSEAKNGKEALVMVEQGKAEVLFLDLTMPEMDGFEVLTHLHEHHAKTVVIVISADIQPEAKKLVDKLGAFRFLQKPLQKKELHNTLQELGLL, from the coding sequence ATGGCAATTCCAGTAACCGTTGCAGACGATTCTATGATGTCGAGAAAGGCCGTGCTTAGGGCTATACCTGAAGACTGGGATGTCGAGGTCAGTGAGGCAAAAAATGGCAAAGAAGCATTGGTGATGGTTGAGCAGGGCAAAGCTGAGGTGTTATTTTTGGATCTAACTATGCCAGAAATGGATGGTTTTGAAGTTCTCACGCATCTACATGAACACCATGCAAAAACCGTGGTTATTGTTATTTCCGCTGATATCCAGCCTGAAGCGAAAAAGTTGGTAGATAAACTCGGCGCATTTCGCTTTTTGCAAAAGCCACTACAAAAAAAAGAGCTACATAACACGCTACAAGAGCTAGGTTTATTATGA
- a CDS encoding acyl-CoA thioesterase: MTDEQRQAIVEQRIKSSITHVTKTVFPGRTNHHNTLFGGDALAWMDEVAFIAATRFCRKPLVTISSDRVDFKEAIPAGTFAELVSKVVHVGNTSLKVDVEIYLERMHKDDKHLAITGSFTFVAVDDNHRPTPVVCDKMLNGFDS; the protein is encoded by the coding sequence ATGACAGACGAACAAAGACAAGCTATTGTTGAGCAACGCATTAAAAGCTCAATCACACACGTAACAAAGACCGTATTCCCTGGCCGTACAAACCATCATAACACTTTATTTGGTGGTGATGCACTGGCTTGGATGGACGAAGTTGCCTTTATTGCTGCAACGCGTTTTTGTCGCAAACCTTTGGTAACGATCTCTTCAGATCGAGTCGATTTCAAAGAGGCAATTCCTGCTGGTACTTTTGCCGAATTAGTATCGAAAGTAGTGCATGTTGGTAATACCAGCTTAAAGGTTGATGTTGAAATCTATCTTGAAAGAATGCACAAAGATGATAAACACTTAGCAATTACAGGTAGTTTTACCTTTGTTGCTGTGGATGACAATCATAGGCCGACTCCAGTGGTTTGTGACAAAATGCTAAACGGCTTTGATAGCTAG
- a CDS encoding M23 family metallopeptidase → MLKRAIVILLASTTLFAEALELKGNLTQGGLVVGKLENATEIKLNETELKRSKDGYFVFGFGRDAELNHILSWQSDDGQKHRQAIVITKRDYDIDKITGVAKKYVSPPESVLKRIREEAQAVSKARQGNSDLLFFKDPVFRPAKGRISGVYGSQRYFNGEPKRPHFGLDIANKTGEPVLAPVSGKVVFANPDLYYSGGTLIIDHGHGITSTYIHLSKLDVKVGDTVKTGDKIAEIGATGRVTGPHLDWRFNWFGERLDPALLMKDTLADKAVQK, encoded by the coding sequence ATGCTTAAACGTGCAATTGTTATATTGCTAGCGAGCACCACATTATTTGCTGAGGCGCTTGAATTAAAAGGTAACCTGACACAAGGTGGCTTGGTCGTCGGCAAGCTTGAGAATGCAACTGAGATAAAGCTAAACGAAACAGAATTAAAGCGCTCTAAAGATGGCTATTTCGTGTTTGGTTTTGGCCGTGATGCTGAACTTAACCACATCTTGAGTTGGCAATCTGATGATGGTCAAAAGCATCGCCAAGCGATAGTGATCACGAAACGAGATTACGATATAGACAAGATCACGGGGGTTGCGAAAAAGTATGTTTCGCCACCAGAGTCGGTGCTAAAGCGCATACGTGAAGAAGCACAAGCCGTGTCAAAAGCAAGACAAGGCAATTCGGATTTATTATTCTTTAAAGACCCCGTTTTCAGACCTGCGAAGGGCCGTATTTCAGGTGTTTATGGTAGCCAAAGATATTTTAATGGTGAGCCAAAACGACCACATTTTGGATTAGATATCGCAAATAAAACAGGTGAGCCGGTCTTAGCGCCGGTATCGGGTAAAGTGGTGTTTGCAAATCCAGATCTTTATTACAGTGGCGGCACTTTGATTATCGATCACGGTCACGGTATTACCTCTACGTATATCCACCTTAGTAAACTGGATGTTAAGGTTGGCGATACGGTAAAAACAGGCGATAAAATCGCTGAAATTGGCGCGACGGGCAGGGTAACTGGCCCGCATTTGGATTGGCGCTTTAATTGGTTCGGGGAGCGGCTCGATCCAGCTCTACTTATGAAAGATACACTAGCGGATAAAGCAGTACAAAAATGA
- a CDS encoding 6-carboxytetrahydropterin synthase — protein MILFVDSLTVIDFSYLCPRRGAVGESWITDIVLHGELNEESMVLDFAKVKKQIKRIIDEKLDHKLAVPSAFACNAKHSEGRFEFDMQFDGNHLAMNAPEEAVCVVEGDEINEANAIAYLKSVIMPHMPENVKDLDITLRPEAATGFYYHYSHGLKKHDGNCQRIIHGHRSLIGVKLNDISMPRLQKQWADKWQDIYLGSEEDLIDPSLLQYVTAQDEDYAFAYTSSQGYFELAISKSRCDILPCDTTVECIADYLAGQIKAQNPHDKVEVRAYEGVGKGAIAYA, from the coding sequence ATGATCCTTTTTGTTGACTCTTTAACCGTAATTGATTTTTCGTACCTTTGCCCACGTCGTGGTGCGGTAGGTGAAAGTTGGATCACCGACATTGTGTTGCATGGTGAGCTAAACGAAGAATCTATGGTGTTAGATTTTGCAAAAGTTAAAAAGCAAATCAAACGTATTATCGACGAAAAGCTGGACCATAAATTAGCGGTACCCAGCGCGTTTGCGTGTAATGCAAAACACAGTGAAGGCCGATTTGAATTTGATATGCAATTTGATGGAAATCACTTAGCCATGAATGCACCTGAAGAAGCAGTGTGTGTAGTGGAAGGGGATGAAATCAATGAAGCTAATGCAATCGCTTACCTTAAGTCTGTTATTATGCCGCATATGCCTGAAAATGTGAAAGATTTAGATATAACGCTGCGTCCAGAGGCCGCAACTGGCTTCTATTATCACTATAGCCATGGCTTAAAGAAACACGATGGTAACTGTCAGCGTATTATTCATGGTCACCGTTCATTGATTGGTGTGAAGCTAAATGATATCAGCATGCCTAGATTACAAAAACAATGGGCGGATAAATGGCAAGATATTTATCTTGGCAGTGAAGAAGACTTGATTGATCCTAGTTTGCTTCAGTATGTAACCGCTCAAGATGAAGATTATGCGTTCGCGTATACCTCGTCGCAGGGATATTTTGAGTTGGCGATCAGCAAATCACGTTGCGATATATTACCTTGCGATACAACAGTTGAATGTATTGCGGACTATCTTGCAGGCCAAATAAAGGCGCAAAATCCACATGATAAGGTTGAAGTAAGAGCGTACGAAGGGGTTGGAAAAGGAGCGATTGCGTATGCTTAA
- the fabA gene encoding 3-hydroxyacyl-[acyl-carrier-protein] dehydratase FabA: MEPKNSYTKEELILCGRGEMFGEGNCRLPSDNMLMMDRIVQINDDGGEHGKGQIIAELDINPDLWFFDCHFKGDPVMPGCLGLDAMWQLVGFFLGWSGGPGLGRALGVGEVKFTGQILPTAKKVTYRIEMKRVIKRKLFMGLADGIVEVDGRVIYEAKDLKVGLFQDTSAF; the protein is encoded by the coding sequence ATGGAACCAAAGAACAGCTATACAAAAGAAGAACTTATTTTATGTGGTCGCGGAGAAATGTTTGGTGAGGGCAACTGCCGCCTACCTAGCGACAACATGTTAATGATGGATCGCATCGTTCAAATTAATGATGACGGTGGTGAGCATGGTAAAGGTCAAATTATTGCTGAACTCGACATCAACCCAGATCTGTGGTTCTTCGACTGCCACTTTAAAGGTGATCCAGTAATGCCCGGTTGTTTAGGTTTGGATGCGATGTGGCAATTGGTTGGCTTCTTCCTTGGTTGGTCTGGTGGTCCTGGTCTTGGTCGTGCACTCGGTGTGGGTGAAGTGAAGTTTACGGGTCAAATCTTACCGACTGCTAAAAAAGTGACTTATCGCATTGAAATGAAGCGCGTTATCAAACGTAAGCTATTTATGGGTCTAGCAGATGGTATCGTCGAAGTTGACGGTCGCGTGATCTATGAAGCAAAAGATTTGAAAGTAGGTCTTTTCCAAGATACCAGCGCATTTTAA
- the rmf gene encoding ribosome modulation factor, with product MKRQKRDRLERAHSQGFKAGLAGRSKENCPYQQVEHRSEWLGGWREAMDNRNIFKT from the coding sequence ATGAAGAGACAGAAAAGAGACCGTTTAGAAAGAGCACATTCACAAGGATTTAAGGCTGGATTAGCCGGTCGGTCTAAAGAAAATTGTCCCTATCAACAAGTAGAACACAGATCAGAATGGTTAGGCGGATGGCGAGAAGCGATGGATAATCGCAACATCTTTAAAACCTGA